GCCTAAAAAAGGGTTCATTTCCTTTGAAAAATCAAAGTATTTTAAGGTTTTATCCCCCCCAATATCAAGTGTACGAACAATCACTTTTTTTGGCCTTAAATTTTCAAGGACAGTTTTATAACTTAGAAATTGTTCATCTTCTGTTGGTCAGTTCTGTTTATCCATATATAGAAATTCTGAACGAAATAGGCCAATTTCATCAGCATTGACTTTTTTAGCAGCAAAGGCGTCTTCAACTGAGCCAATATTTGCGGCAATTACTACTTTTTTACCATCAAAACTTGTTGATTTTTTATATAAAAACTCTTTTAGTTTTGCTTTTTCACGTTCAAAATTTTCTTTTTGAATTTTAAATTCGCTAATTTCTTGCTCATTTGGGTTTATGATTCCCTGTCCAAGATCGCCATTCATTGCAATAATATCGCCATTTTCGACTTTTTCTAAAATATTTCCAATTCCTAAAATTGCTGGAATTTCTAAGCTTCGTGCCATAATTGCAGAATGCGAAGTTTTAGAACCAATATTGGTGGCAAAACCTTTGACAAATTCGTTAAGTTGCGCAGTATCTGAAGGTTTTAAATCATCAGCGACAATTATTATGTCTGTATCGATAGTGCTAAGATCTAAAATGTTTAAATTTAGTATGTTTTTAATAATTCTTTGTGATGCATCTTTGATATCGCTAGCTCGTGCCATCAAATATTCATCACCGGTTTCGAGCAAAAAATTAGTATGGTTTTTTGCAGTTTCTTTTAAAGAATAAGCGGCAGAATAACCTTGCTTGATTAGATTTATTGTATCATCTTCTAGAACAGGATCTGTTGCGATTAGAATATGAGCATCAAGAATTTCGAGTTCATCTTTTGCTAACTTAGTGGCTAGTTTTTTAATTTTTTCAATTTGCTTTACAGATTTTTTAACACCATCGTGAAAAAGTTTAACTTCAGCATCGATATTTTTTACTTTTTCATCGCTAATTTCAATTTTTTGCTCAACTAGTTTAAAAACTTTTGCAATTGAAATTCCACTTGAAGCACCAATTCCTTTGAATTTATGAGAATGAAGTTTTGCCATTTTATACCTTCTTTTTTAGAAAAAATATGTCTAGTGAACAAAATTATAAATTATTTTGTCAAAAACTAATAAAAATAACACCACTTAATGAGATATTTTTTACAAAAAACAGCCAAAATAAATCTGAATTTTTTATCTAAATACAAACTAATAAAAAAAATAACATAAATTTTGTTATTTTTTTTATTTAAAATTTTGCTTTGCTTTTTAATTTTCAAAAAGCAAAGCAAAATGAACCATCATGTTAATTGTTCAAATATTTGTTAACAAGGTTAATTAGATCAGTTTTTTTTCACATAAATTGGATTAATTTTTGCTGTTCTGATTTATTTAGTTCAATATTTTTAGTTTCAATTTGTCCAAAAAGATTAATTTTAACAGGTAGCGAAAAAAAATCGTTTTTAATATTATAAAAAGAATCAACTCAACAATTTAAAAGAAAAAAATTTTGTCTTTGCTGGAAAATATCTAACAAAATTGTTAACAAAATTGATGCTAATAACCAATTTTCAGGTGTTTTTCTAATAATTTTTTCTAAACTTTTATCGTTAATTTTCTGGATAATTTTTTCAAATGATTCAATTTTTTCTTTTATTAAATTTTTATTTTCAAATTCTTGGACAATTAAAAATCCATGGCCTAAATCACCGAAAACAAAAAAGTTGCCATTTTTTGCAACGTCTATTTCTGATTTTTTTAAAAACGAATCAAAGCTAATATTTTCTAAAACTGAACCAATTCCAAAGACTTTTTTGCCAATAAGCCCTGAAGAATCGCTAAAAATTTTACA
The sequence above is a segment of the Mesomycoplasma flocculare ATCC 27399 genome. Coding sequences within it:
- a CDS encoding Rossmann-fold NAD(P)-binding domain-containing protein, translating into MIIGFINITNTSINLISNLILTNTDVDFLIINHDFSRANQIIEEFNSIIDYGKYKNKIYFKNYQNLENADILIVEPNQSLVPGMNLSDLAIENAEWIYKIGYLVRNSNFNGIAFVLGYNNAILCKIFSDSSGLIGKKVFGIGSVLENISFDSFLKKSEIDVAKNGNFFVFGDLGHGFLIVQEFENKNLIKEKIESFEKIIQKINDKSLEKIIRKTPENWLLASILLTILLDIFQQRQNFFLLNCWVDSFYNIKNDFFSLPVKINLFGQIETKNIELNKSEQQKLIQFMWKKTDLINLVNKYLNN
- the ptsP gene encoding phosphoenolpyruvate--protein phosphotransferase: MAKLHSHKFKGIGASSGISIAKVFKLVEQKIEISDEKVKNIDAEVKLFHDGVKKSVKQIEKIKKLATKLAKDELEILDAHILIATDPVLEDDTINLIKQGYSAAYSLKETAKNHTNFLLETGDEYLMARASDIKDASQRIIKNILNLNILDLSTIDTDIIIVADDLKPSDTAQLNEFVKGFATNIGSKTSHSAIMARSLEIPAILGIGNILEKVENGDIIAMNGDLGQGIINPNEQEISEFKIQKENFEREKAKLKEFLYKKSTSFDGKKVVIAANIGSVEDAFAAKKVNADEIGLFRSEFLYMDKQNWPTEDEQFLSYKTVLENLRPKKVIVRTLDIGGDKTLKYFDFSKEMNPFLGYRAIRLSLDKVEIFKTQLRAIVRASEFGNIAIMFPMIATLDEFFAAKAIFEEVYTEIYAKNPRIAKRENIKIGIMIEIPISAILAEKFAEHVDFFSIGTNDLIQYSFAADRMNEKVAYLYQTLNPGLLKLIKMTIDSAHKKGKWVGMCGEMAGDINAIPLLLGLGLDEFSVSASSVLKVKKLISELNYHQMEQVAKKALEFATEKEVIKYLESVNLIRHN